Genomic segment of Leptospira perdikensis:
ACTGACTGCATTTAGTGAGAAGTCCAGTTCCTTTACCAAAGAAAAACTGGAAAGTAGGGGAGTGGAAGTACTCACAAATTCGCCAGTAATCGATATTACTGACACGGGTGTCATACTCAAAGACAGAACCATTGAATCCAAAACCGTGATTTGGGCTGCGGGAGTGGAAGGTTCAGAGTTAGCTAAAAATATATCAGTTAACAAGGATAAGGCGAACAGGATTATCGTTGATGAATACTGTAGAACAACTGAATTTCCAGAAGTATTTGTCATAGGGGATGCTGCGAATTTCAGCAAAGGGCTTACGAAACCGTTACCCGGGGTTTCTCCAGTCGCTATGCAACAAGGCAGATATGTTGCCAAAATTATCGAATCTACTGAAAAGAAAAAACCTATCACCCCCTTCCATTATTTTGATAAGGGGAATATGGCTACGATTGGAAGGACTGATGCTGTTGCCGAATTCGGGAAATTCCGATTAAAGGGAATTCTAGGATGGCTCGGTTGGCTCTTTGTCCATCTTGTTTATCAGGTTGGATTCAAAAACAAGGTGAGTACGTTACTCAGTTGGGTATGGAGTTACCTAACGTTCCGAGCAGGATCAAGGCTCATCCAAGAAGAAATGGATGAGCTCTCAGTTCGATCTTAGATTGTAACGATTTTTATTTGCTTCAGATATACACTTTTTATATGCTAGCTCAGTATTTCCAATCCATATGGTTCTATTCAGTTCCGTATCACCGCTAGCAGTATGTCTTTCAAAAATTGGCAACATAAAGACGTAACTTCGTTTCCTAGTCTTTTCACATTCCTCCAGGAATTGATCTTCTCTGGATAGTTGCGCACAGGCAGAAGTAAATAAAAACAAAAGAAAAAAGAATCGTATCACTTAGATTGATCCAACAGTGTTTGTAATTCTACCAACTCCGATGATTGTTCTTTCGAAAGATGTATCTTGTTCAAATTAAGGAAACCGAGGTCTTCTTCTGCCTTTATCAATTGCGATTGTTTGTATTCCGGCTTGTGACTTACTTTTAAAATCACTTCTCCTTTATAACCCGTATCACCATTCGCTTCTAAAATAATAGACTTTGCACGTTTTAAGTATAACGGAATTAGTTTTGGAATTGGGGAATCCTTCGAATATTCAGTAATGCCTAAACTCAGTAAGGTAATTTTCTTTCGATGAATCTCAGTGGCATCAGCTTTTGATTCACAATCGGATAGACTCAAACAAATGTTCTTTGTTTTTGGTTCTGCCTGTAGCGACAAATTCAGAACGGTCAACAAAACAATCAAAAGAAAACGATTCATAAACAAATTTCATAAAAAAAGCAAAAAAGAATCAAGTCTAAATCGAAAAGATAAATGTTTACAATCGAGAGGAATTGAAAAGCCTTAGGTATATGTTGCCGATTTCGATTCGCACAAAATTCCATTCCATAGAAGGAGTTGAATGGGGGAACCCACAAGGAATCCCAATCCTTGCCTTCCATGGTTGGTTAGACAATGCAAATAGTTTTGCACCACTTGCAAAGTTT
This window contains:
- a CDS encoding NAD(P)/FAD-dependent oxidoreductase, producing MSQIKKKILIVGAGFGGLQVIKTLANHKTFDITVVDKKNHHLFQPLLYQVATAVLSPADIAIPSRSITTKYKNVKILLGDVTEIDFKNRQVKFQNNAETYDYLVIATGARTSYFGNHSWKEKTLGLKNLKDALAIRRRILLSFEQAELIGNYEKAKSFMHYVIIGGGPTGVELAGSIAELSHNIIRKDFRNIDSGMTKVTLIEAGPRLLTAFSEKSSSFTKEKLESRGVEVLTNSPVIDITDTGVILKDRTIESKTVIWAAGVEGSELAKNISVNKDKANRIIVDEYCRTTEFPEVFVIGDAANFSKGLTKPLPGVSPVAMQQGRYVAKIIESTEKKKPITPFHYFDKGNMATIGRTDAVAEFGKFRLKGILGWLGWLFVHLVYQVGFKNKVSTLLSWVWSYLTFRAGSRLIQEEMDELSVRS